The following coding sequences are from one Mytilus trossulus isolate FHL-02 chromosome 8, PNRI_Mtr1.1.1.hap1, whole genome shotgun sequence window:
- the LOC134680637 gene encoding uncharacterized protein LOC134680637: MEDCTNESLLLSKTLDALELSEEHVRSKVSMFSRLEVLANAVDYQPDYQNTILTGSIMDGVGWKGYMTDIDTMLRFSYVSLKEKEQNVDDENKDHIFELADENAHSGYTRLRLYKEGPPMENNIFSLTPNGAKSYCCEEEGNFFLSSYKFKTAFNRYQLIPERPAWVMQSSYNYAVSFPDEEEILEHGPSLCFSDETKEEPLHDSVPCFHFHDWPRQATEWKTRLPRSWPIQKDVDLVVSKGCEVVPVGFLGSKTRHLEWRLSFALSERVLLRTFSNIQYKCYALLKMLLKDIIAEEVPKVLSSFHMKNALFWALEKAEIAIWCEERITDAFMTCVNQMLNFIRDGHEPAYFVPENNVLDGRMNADEQRKLVDLFSGFVKEGWKCLLRCKSLTTEPNIKEILQQYTCSKDISTVLQDLHDVDVKSVWFQHDIRLFPRFEDARLEIMTTIAPIVGESLSMTIARHHMTLKRLDDRSVNEFYRKTLKPIKAAIKSSLGFHLFSLNNALLHSNSSNEQTHNYLQAASEFLIEGMESDAAAGKLKYATYLYMTGGTDNCKKMAEEIVANSNRLPAFVPQFLPDRFGPTDKEIEDYEFFVRSNNMTLEERFLSSIHQAVVFMPTESSMSPPAVKFQLQTPLPEPLEYTPWLSWALYDPLVYAYYLLFLCETKNDKTSAAEGALESIEKLLSERLVGYEISALNLLGFSYISINNVEKGVQFLLQAMGKAISPNSTVWQMGSTLSSLLEGPFAKTRMATKIMSLL, encoded by the coding sequence atggaaGACTGTACAAATGAATCCTTACTTTTGTCAAAAACACTTGATGCACTCGAACTTTCAGAGGAACATGTTCGTTCAAAGGTGTCAATGTTTTCGAGGCTTGAAGTTTTAGCAAATGCAGTAGATTATCAACCCGACTACCAGAATACAATTCTAACAGGGAGCATAATGGATGGAGTTGGTTGGAAAGGATACATGACAGATATTGATACGATGTTGCGTTTCTCTTATGTGTCTTTAAAGGAGAAGGAACAAAATGTAgatgatgaaaataaagatCATATTTTTGAATTAGCAGATGAAAATGCCCATTCAGGTTACACGCGACTACGGCTTTATAAAGAAGGGCCACCAAtggaaaacaacattttctctCTGACACCCAATGGAGCAAAATCTTATTGTTGCGAGGAAGAAGGTAATTTCTTTCTCTCTTCTTACAAATTCAAAACGGCTTTCAACAGGTACCAGCTGATTCCAGAGCGACCTGCTTGGGTGATGCAAAGTTCATATAACTATGCTGTGTCATTTCCAGACGAGGAGGAAATCTTAGAACACGGACCTTCGCTTTGCTTTTCTGATGAAACAAAAGAAGAACCTCTCCATGATTCTGTTCCTTGCTTCCATTTTCATGATTGGCCAAGACAGGCAACTGAATGGAAAACGCGACTGCCTAGAAGTTGGCCGATACAAAAAGATGTCGATTTAGTTGTTTCAAAAGGATGTGAAGTTGTCCCAGTCGGCTTTCTTGGAAGTAAAACTCGTCATTTGGAATGGAGGCTATCATTTGCTTTGTCTGAACGGGTACTGTTACGAACATTTAGCAACATACAATATAAGTGTTATGCGCTTCTTAAAATgcttttaaaagatattattgCCGAAGAGGTTCCAAAAGTGCTGTCATCATTCCACATGAAAAACGCCTTATTCTGGGCTTTAGAAAAAGCAGAAATTGCTATCTGGTGTGAGGAAAGGATTACAGATGCCTTCATGACGTGCGTGAATCAAATGCTAAATTTCATACGAGACGGACATGAACCAGCTTATTTCGTTCcagaaaataatgttttagatGGGCGCATGAATGCAGATGAACAACGCAAATTAGTGGATTTGTTTAGTGGTTTTGTGAAAGAAGGTTGGAAATGTTTGCTACGTTGTAAATCGTTGACAACTGaaccaaatataaaagaaatacttCAGCAATACACCTGCTCCAAAGATATAAGTACAGTCCTACAAGATTTGCATGACGTGGATGTTAAATCTGTGTGGTTTCAGCATGACATTAGACTCTTTCCTCGGTTTGAAGACGCAAGACTAGAAATCATGACGACAATAGCACCCATAGTAGGTGAATCCTTGTCCATGACAATAGCCCGCCATCACATGACGCTGAAACGTCTGGACGATAGATCAGTTAAtgaattttacaggaaaacaCTTAAACCGATTAAAGCTGCCATTAAATCTAGTTTAGGATTCCACCTTTTTTCGTTGAACAATGCGCTATTACATTCAAATTCGTCCAATGAACAAACTCATAATTATCTTCAAGCAGCATCAGAGTTTCTCATTGAAGGTATGGAATCAGATGCAGCGGCTGGTAAGCTGAAATACGCTACCTACTTGTACATGACTGGCGGGACTGATAACTGCAAGAAGATGGCAGAAGAGATCGTTGCAAATTCCAATCGGCTCCCAGCATTTGTACCACAATTTTTGCCGGACAGATTTGGGCCAACAGATAAAGAAATAGAAGACTATGAGTTTTTTGTTCGGTCAAATAATATGACACTAGAGGAAAGATTTCTTAGCTCCATCCATCAAGCCGTTGTTTTTATGCCAACTGAGTCTTCAATGTCGCCTCCTGCGGTGAAATTTCAACTTCAAACACCACTTCCCGAACCTTTGGAGTATACTCCATGGCTTAGCTGGGCGCTGTATGATCCTTTGGTATATGCCTACTACTTGTTATTTCTCTGTGAAACAAAGAATGACAAGACATCTGCTGCTGAAGGTGCATTGGAATCAATTGAAAAACTGTTATCCGAACGACTAGTTGGTTATGAGATATCTGCGTTGAATTTACTCGGATTTTCGTACATTTCGATAAACAATGTCGAAAAGGGTGTTCAATTTCTTTTACAAGCCATGGGAAAAGCAATAAGTCCAAATTCGACAGTTTGGCAAATGGGAAGTACTCTGTCTTCTTTACTGGAAGGACCATTTGCAAAAACAAGAATGGCAACAAAAATCATGAGTCTCTTGTAA